A genomic window from Paramormyrops kingsleyae isolate MSU_618 chromosome 23, PKINGS_0.4, whole genome shotgun sequence includes:
- the LOC111858206 gene encoding tripartite motif-containing protein 46-like isoform X4: MAGRDTLIHSFITGRCSFLYLYLNVSKCRCVFLCHCYVFISGEMLLQSIAQSGILAYEHCASAVASESANTRALEQELQCPLCKGLVKQPILLPCHHSVCLHCASQLLIQNGYPAPDMSPEPNSPASTPNSRSPRLARRPMPKSDRVERVLRTGSGTYPGRRRKEPPPPMVLFPCPPCQRDVELGERGLADCLRNLALERIVERYRSAIHMCGVVVMCQFCKPPQTLEATKGCADCRANFCNECFKLYHPWGTPRAQHEHVPPTLTFRPKMLTCAEHDQERLHFYCKPCQRLLCSLCKLRRAHGGHRIVHVSHAYQSLRDKIAKGLNYVLANQETVHTQLSQLENAITQTELNSASAQEQLAQSMQELAGTLAGRRLELQQELDGARLKRGRALAAQLAIRWSLLENAGLLAFSQELLKEADPPCFLQAALPAHCRLMKAIESLQSFSVSADPFLRHFQLDITHELQLLTSLDFTGAPLAPVIDTQRTLAYDQLFLCWRLPPGSAPAWHYSVEFQRREPGLRGAGGRGRRAWQRLQEVTGTSAVIDKPEAGCVYALRVRGCNRAGFGDYSEEVYLHTPPAPVLGFQLDARWALHADHLQLSREQRSVRSVPGLSLLQAAGEALTSCPLTSDLLVGSVAVTEGRHYWACSVDPGSYLVKVGVGLEAKLQEWFQLPQDMASPR, encoded by the exons ATGGCAGGTCGTGACACTttgattcattcatttataaCAGGTCGATGTTCTTTTCTTTACCTTTATTTGAATGTGTCCAAGTgtagatgtgtgtttttgtgtcacTGTTACGTATTTATTTCGGGCGAAATGCTACTGCAATCAATAGCACAGTCGGGGATTTTGGCGTACGAACACTGTGCATCAGCTGTTGCATCCGAATCG GCCAACACGAGGGCCTTGGAGCAGGAACTGCAGTGCCCGCTGTGTAAAGGCCTGGTAAAGCAGCCCATCCTGTTGCCCTGCCACCACAGCGTCTGCCTTCACTGCGCCTCTCAGCTGCTCATACAGAACGGATACCCAGCCCCAGACATGTCCCCCGAGCCCAACTCACCCGCGTCAACCCCCAACAGCCGCTCCCCACGCCTGGCCCGGCGGCCCATGCCCAAGTCGGACCGCGTTGAGCGCGTGCTCCGAAcag GCAGCGGAACATACCCGGGCCGGAGGCGGAAGGAGCCCCCACCCCCTATGGTGCTGTTCCCCTGCCCGCCGTGCCAGAGGGATGTTGAGCTGGGGGAGCGAGGCCTGGCCGACTGCCTGCGCAACCTGGCTCTGGAGCGTATTGTGGAGAG GTACAGGAGCGCAATTCACATGTGCGGCGTGGTCGTCATGTGCCAGTTCTGCAAACCCCCCCAGACCCTCGAGGCCACCAAGGGCTGTGCCGACTGCAGGGCCAACTTCTGCAACGAGTGCTTCAAGCTGTACCACCCGTGGGGGACACCGCGGGCCCAACACGAGCATGTGCCTCCCACACTCACATTCAGGCCCAAG aTGCTAACCTGTGCAGAGCATGACCAGGAACGGCTGCACTTCTACTGTAAACCCTGCCAGCGCCTCCTGTGCTCCCTCTGCAAGCTGCGGCGAGCTCATGGTGGCCACAGGATCGTCCACGTCAGCCATGCCTACCAGAGCCTCAGG GACAAGATTGCCAAAGGACTTAACTATGTCTTAGCCAATCAGGAAACAGTGCATACTCAGCTCAGCCAACTGGAGAATGCCATCACTCAGACTGAG CTGAACAGCGCTTCTGCACAGGAGCAGCTGGCGCAGAGCATGCAGGAGCTGGCAGGGACCCTGGCTGGGCGGCGTCTGGagctgcagcaggagctggaTGGTGCGCGGCTGAAGCGGGGGCGGGCCCTGGCGGCACAGCTAGCCATCAGGTGGAGCCTGCTAGAGAACGCAGGCCTGCTGGCCTTCTCCCAAGAGCTGCTGAAGGAGGCCGACCCCCCCTGTTTCCTGCAGGCTGCCCTGCCCGCCCACTGCAG GCTGATGAAGGCAATCGAGTCTCTGCAAAGCTTCTCAGTGTCTGCCGATCCTTTTCTGCGACACTTCCAACTGGACATCACCCATGAGCTGCAGCTTCTCACTAGCCTGGATTTCACTGGGG CCCCTCTGGCGCCTGTGATTGATACCCAGCGCACTCTGGCCTATGACCAACTCTTCCTTTGCTGGCGCCTGCCCCCGGGCTCTGCCCCCGCTTGGCACTATTCCGTGGAGTTCCAGAGACGGGAACCGGGGCTGCGGGGGGCCGGTGGGAGAGGTCGGCGAGCCTGGCAGCGCCTGCAGGAGGTGACGGGCACAAGCGCAGTGATCGACAAGCCAGAAGCTGGCTGCGTGTATGCGCTGAGAGTGAGGGGCTGCAACCGGGCTGGCTTCGGAGATTACAGCGAGGAGGTGTACCTGCACACCCCGCCGGCACCTG TGTTGGGCTTCCAGCTGGACGCGCGATGGGCCCTGCATGCCGACCACCTGCAGCTGAGCCGGGAGCAGCGCAGTGTGCGCAGTGTCCCGGGCCTCTCACTGCTGCAGGCCGCTGGTGAGGCCCTCACTTCCtgccctctgacctctgacctgctgGTGGGCAGTGTGGCTGTCACGGAGGGCAGACACTACTGGGCGTGCTCTGTGGACCCTGGTTCCTACCTAGTCAAG GTGGGGGTGGGTCTTGAGGCCAAATTGCAGGAGTGGTTCCAGCTGCCTCAAGACATGGCAAGTCCTCGGTGA